In one window of Echeneis naucrates chromosome 17, fEcheNa1.1, whole genome shotgun sequence DNA:
- the rab6bb gene encoding RAB6B, member RAS oncogene family b isoform X1, with amino-acid sequence MSAGGDLGNPLRKFKLVFLGEQSVGKTSLITRFMYDSFDNTYQATIGIDFLSKTMYLEDRTVRLQLWDTAGQERFRSLIPSYIRDSTVAVVVYDITNVNSFQQTCKWIDDVRTERGSDVIIMLVGNKTDLEEKRQITIEEGEQRAKELNVMFIETSAKTGCNVKQLFRRVAAALPGMESLDDANPEGMIDIKLDKPAEPTVPEGGCSC; translated from the exons ATGTCAGCTGGAGGAGATTTGGGGAACCCCCTGAGGAAATTTAAACTCGTCTTTTTGGGAGAGCAGAGCG TGGGGAAGACGTCTCTTATCACTAGATTCATGTATGACAGTTTCGACAACACATATCAG GCAACCATTGGAATAGACTTCCTATCAAAGACGATGTACCTGGAAGACCGAACA gTAAGGCTGCAGCTGTGGGATACAGCTGGGCAGGAACGTTTCAGGAGCCTCATCCCGAGCTACATACGAGACTCTACAGTAGCTGTGGTTGTGTATGACATTACAA ATGTGAACTCATTCCAGCAGACCTGCAAATGGATTGATGATgtcaggacagagagaggaagtgatgtcatcatcatgCTAGTCGGCAACAAAACAGATCTGGAAGAGAAGAG GCAAATCACAAttgaggaaggagagcagagagccAAAGAGCTGAACGTCATGTTCATCGAGACCAGTGCCAAAACAGGCTGCAATGTCAAACAG CTCTTTCGTCGGGTTGCAGCAGCCCTACCTGGAATGGAGAGCTTGGATGATGCAAATCCTGAAGGCA TGATCGACATCAAGCTGGACAAGCCAGCAGAGCCTACTGTCCCTGAGGGCGGATGCTCATGTTAA
- the rab6bb gene encoding RAB6B, member RAS oncogene family b isoform X2, giving the protein MSAGGDLGNPLRKFKLVFLGEQSVGKTSLITRFMYDSFDNTYQATIGIDFLSKTMYLEDRTLFRRVAAALPGMESLDDANPEGMIDIKLDKPAEPTVPEGGCSC; this is encoded by the exons ATGTCAGCTGGAGGAGATTTGGGGAACCCCCTGAGGAAATTTAAACTCGTCTTTTTGGGAGAGCAGAGCG TGGGGAAGACGTCTCTTATCACTAGATTCATGTATGACAGTTTCGACAACACATATCAG GCAACCATTGGAATAGACTTCCTATCAAAGACGATGTACCTGGAAGACCGAACA CTCTTTCGTCGGGTTGCAGCAGCCCTACCTGGAATGGAGAGCTTGGATGATGCAAATCCTGAAGGCA TGATCGACATCAAGCTGGACAAGCCAGCAGAGCCTACTGTCCCTGAGGGCGGATGCTCATGTTAA
- the espnlb gene encoding espin-like protein, whose translation MDVILADIDSLVPTHDEAGCPIAEWKRQVMVRQLQVRLQVEEEQRRQDMSNGYTLVDGWKYSQAHNAVLGPFGELLTDDDLVYLQQQIETVSLQKCCQAYELELTRLTEELRAILPDPIVNISLNKEVLQQLDTEGKMHLALPVWCSRVSEIIKNMSLLVANLTQTTKKGGERKLASSGCRMPRVGMASAFSHRLETNSYSRAQRERVEREIQQSGVSVRNLRSNFEGQIGGIYPFAGVINGGQRLKNQLVVGASAGKTQNAPAGLICDVSNCDTPIKMIPVMETTSLRKERIVVLFLSHWKKSAYAISLRTAKQRQGQETASGKGTPRPPQQRITSMFQFCQQRGTVGKMLNSWRNKLELKEGQKMCVSSPNAQNPPPRVTYSPEQFVPDVDGVAVSHDSLTLDLFMLGYFRILEQDLLPEERKMRHLLCFEVFDHVGSFPWETVREFHNAVLREIQAGRRQWSHGFEDIKVHFFGNTRPCRCPSSTPLPRPSSSSSLSSSSLLLDNKVVPKVIVQAATPDECSSDTNFSCFDNEDICKYIDRSFSFWKEKEAELFDFEH comes from the exons ATGGATGTGATTCTGGCTGACATCGACTCCCTGGTGCCCACTCATGACGAAGCTGGCTGCCCCATAGCAGAGTGGAAGCGGCAGGTGATGGTGCGGCAGCTGCAGGTCAGGCTGCAGGTCGAGGAGGAACAGAGGAGACAG GACATGTCTAATGGTTACACACTAGTGGATGGCTGGAAGTACTCCCAAGCCCACAATGCAGTATTAGGCCCGTTTGGTGAGCTCCTCACTGATGATGACCTGGTgtatctgcagcagcagatcgaAACTGTTTCACTACAGAAATGCTGCCAGGCCTATGAGTTGGAGCTGACCAGGCTgactgaggagctgagggcCATTTTACCTGACCCCATTGTCAACATCTCCCTGAACAAAGAAGTCCTACAACAATTGGACACAGAGGGGAAAATGCACTTAGCTTTGCCGGTGTGGTGCAGTCGTGTTTCAGAGATTATCAAGAACATGTCTCTGCTGGTGGCTAATCTGACCCAAACCACGAAAAAGGGAGGTGAAAGGAAATTA GCCTCTAGTGGATGCAGGATGCCTCGTGTAGGTATGGCCTCTGCATTTAGCCACCGCCTGGAGACAAACAGCTAcagcagagcacagagagagagggtggagagGGAGATACAGCAGTCTGGAGTGTCTGTCAGAAACCTCAGATCCAACTTTGAAGGTCAGATTGGTGGGATTTATCCCTTTGCTGGTGTCATTAATGGAGGCCAGAGGTTGAAAAACCAGCTTGTGGTTGGTGCTTCAGCAGGAAAAACCCAGAATGCCCCTGCAGGCCTCATCTGCGATGTGAGCAACTGTGATACACCTATAAAAATGATTCCTGTGATGGAAACTACCAGCTTAAGGAAAGAACGTATTGTGGTGCTTTTCCTGAGCCACTGGAAGAAATCTGCATACGCTATATCACTGAGAACAGCAAAGCAAAGGCAGGGACAGGAGACAGCATCCGGGAAAGGGACACCCAGACCTCCCCAGCAGAGAATCACATCCATGTTTCAGTTTTGTCAACAACGAGGCACTGTGGGCAAGATGCTAAACTCCTGGAGAAATAAACTAGAACTCAAAGAGGGGCAAAagatgtgtgtgtcctctcctAACGCTCAAAATCCGCCCCCTCGGGTAACCTACTCTCCAGAGCAATTCGTGCCAGATGTGGACGGTGTCGCAGTGAGCCATGACAGCTTAACTCTTGACCTCTTCATGCTGGGATACTTCCGCATCTTAGAGCAAGATCTATTGCCCgaagagaggaagatgagacaCCTCCTTTGCTTTGAGGTATTTGACCACGTTGGCAGCTTCCCCTGGGAAACGGTCCGCGAATTCCATAATGCCGTTCTCCGAGAAATCCAGGCTGGGAGGCGACAGTGGAGTCACGGCTTTGAGGACATCAAAGTTCACTTCTTTGGGAACACAAGACCATGTCGCTGTCCATCATCCACACCCCTGCCACGaccatcatcgtcatcatcattatcatcatcatcactgttgcTAGATAACAAAGTAGTACCCAAAGTTATTGTCCAAGCTGCAACCCCAGACGAGTGTAGCAGTGACACGAACTTCTCCTGTTTCGACAATGAAGACATTTGTAAATACATTGACCGCAGCTTCTCTTTCTggaaagagaaggaggcagagctATTTGATTTTGAACATTAG